One Tolypothrix bouteillei VB521301 DNA window includes the following coding sequences:
- the pstB gene encoding phosphate ABC transporter ATP-binding protein PstB — MTTNVRSENQTGTVFRTEGLNVYYGNFLAVRDIWLDVPRNKVVAFIGPSGCGKSTLLRCYNRLNDLIETFRAEGKVFYQGEDLYAPHIDPVVVRRRIGMVFQKPNPFPKSIYDNIAFGPRLNGFKGDMDELVERSLKQAALWDEVKDKLRQSGLSLSGGQQQRLCIARAIAVQPEVILMDEPCSALDPISTLRVEDLIHELKERYTIIIVTHNMQQASRVSDLTAFFNVQTSEKGGRTGYLVEYDRTEAIFQDPQQQATKEYVSGKFG; from the coding sequence ATGACAACTAACGTTAGAAGCGAAAATCAAACGGGAACTGTTTTCCGTACAGAAGGACTAAATGTATACTACGGAAATTTTTTGGCAGTACGCGATATTTGGCTTGATGTTCCCAGAAATAAGGTAGTTGCTTTTATCGGTCCTTCTGGATGTGGTAAGAGTACCTTATTGCGTTGCTACAACCGTCTCAATGACCTAATTGAAACTTTCCGAGCCGAAGGAAAAGTTTTTTATCAGGGTGAGGACTTGTATGCACCTCATATCGACCCTGTTGTCGTCCGTCGAAGAATTGGGATGGTGTTTCAAAAACCAAACCCGTTTCCCAAATCAATCTATGACAATATTGCCTTTGGTCCTCGATTGAACGGATTCAAAGGTGATATGGATGAACTTGTAGAGCGATCGCTCAAACAAGCCGCTCTATGGGATGAAGTCAAGGACAAACTGCGACAAAGCGGATTGTCTCTCTCCGGGGGACAACAACAGCGTCTGTGTATTGCTCGTGCGATCGCAGTTCAGCCGGAAGTCATTTTAATGGACGAACCCTGTTCTGCTCTTGACCCCATTTCTACCTTGCGTGTTGAGGACTTGATCCACGAACTCAAAGAGCGCTACACAATCATTATCGTAACCCACAATATGCAGCAAGCTTCACGAGTATCGGATTTGACCGCTTTCTTTAACGTCCAAACTTCTGAGAAGGGAGGTCGTACAGGTTATCTTGTGGAATACGATCGCACGGAAGCAATTTTCCAAGATCCACAACAACAAGCTACGAAAGAATACGTCAGTGGTAAATTTGGCTAA